Below is a genomic region from Prolixibacteraceae bacterium.
ACTGATCACCCCTGAGGCATAAAAGTCTTCTTGCACTTGCTGTGCGTACTTCTTCAGATCTTGTAGCTCTATATCTCCATTAAATGAGATATAGAGTGCCATGGAAGTGTTACGCTGTTTATAAACTATTGGACGCTCTGCCGCGGAAGGGAAGGATGAAATTCCATCTACAGCATTCTTTACATCCATTAATGTTTCGTCAATATCGATAGTTCCCGTGGTTTCAATCTGTACCGAGCAACTATTCTCTGAAGAGGTGGAGGTGATTTGTTTAATCCCGACCAACCCTCGCACTGCTTCTTCAATACGCGAAGTGACTCCCTCTTCCATCTCTACGGGTGAAGCACCAGGATAGAAAACAGAGACATAAATATTACGGCTACTTACCTCGGGGAAGAAAGATTTCTTCATCGACTTGTAACTCACAATACCTCCGATAAGTAGAAATATAATAATAAGGTTTGCGTAAAAAGGATACTTTACAAATTCTGATACTAACTTTCTCATCGTGTTGCAGAATTAAGTAATTTAACCTTCGTATTTTCTCTTGCATCAACCAATGGTTCGTCTACTACCATTGCACCCTCTTCTAGACCAGAAACAAGAATATCTTTATCTTCAATCTTGCGGATCTCTACCTCCTTCTTTATTAAGAGGTCATCTTTTACAATAAAAACTTGATTGTGGTTGAATACACTACTTCTAGGAAGACGCATTACATGTTTTACCGTAAAGTTCTGATATACCACACGTACATACTGCCCATAGAATAGATTTGGCATCTCATATCTGTTAATTCCCACGAACACACTTAATGATTGTGTGCCTGCATCTACAAATGGTGATATCCTAGTGATATTTCCCACACCTAAATCTTCACCCAGCTCTGTTTGGATAGAGACTTTCATTCCTCTCTTTACCCACTGAATATACTTCGCTTCTAATGGCACTTCAATCTCCAGTCGAGAGTTATCTACCATCATCGCGATCTGTTGTCCTGGGTTTACAAATGACCCAACTTCAACATTCACCGAAGTGAACGTACCATCAAAAGGAGCATAACCTGAAAAGCGTTTCAATCTTAGCTCATTCTGTTTGATACGATAGTAGGTATTCAAGAAATTACGTGTTGCAAGAAAGGTTTTAAACTTACTGCTTGAATCGATATCCTGTTGAGGTAGTGCAGGAAGATCTTTATCCAAGGTTATCTGATCGAAAAAAGAGTGGAATGTTGGGTAGACATTCGGAAAATCGATCTTAATATCAGGTAACATTCTCGCAACAATAGTAAGAAATTCACTCTTCGATGCTCTCAAGGCCAACTGATCTTCTTTATCATAGATCTGATATAGTTTATCTGACTTTTTAAATCGAGCCCCTTTCTTTAGTGAGATCTTACCTGACATCAATTTCCCTGATGCCTCAGCGCTCAATGCTACGATATTTTTAGATAAAACTCTCCCCTGAGAATTAATGGGAGAACTTAACTCAGCATACTTTACAGGGATCGCATGAACATAACGTATGCTCTCTTCTACTTTCGCCTCCTTTTTCTCTTCCTTTCCTCCAGCAAGCATCGCTTGAAAGGCCATAGAAAAAGCAAGTAAAATAATAATTCCAATAGTGGTTACAATGACTTTTCGCTTAATCATAGAAATGTTGTTTAACAAAGTTCAATACAATCTTCTTATCCGTTTAGTTAATCCCCAAAAAACAATATTAGGCTGTTTTACACAAAAATACATATATCATGTCGTATTAACAACCACCCTATTATTTATTCATATTTATATAACAGTAACATGGTTTTTACTAAAATTAAATCGAAAACCACAGTGCATCTTATTGCATTGAGCAGAGGAGGAGGGAAATTACACTTACAACCATTAGATCGTAAAAGGGATTAAATGTTTATGGCTAACTCAAGGGAGTCAGCCATAAACGTAAAGCGCATTAAGGGGACATTAATAATCTTTATATTATTGGGTGTGTATTATTAATATAATTGGTGTCACTTCTTTGTTAGCATCTTCTCTCTAATCTTTACTCTTCTCTTATACTGTTTACTCGAGAGATATCTATCGATATAATGTTGATCTAAACGATCAGAGTCTCCATACTTCTCTCTTAATGAATCCAATTTCATGTGAAGATTTTCTTGTATTCGTACATACGATGGATTACCGTATAGATTATGCATCTCTTCAGGATCATTCTCCATGTCATACATCTCCCATGTATCAGAGTCATAATAAAAGTGAATTAACTTATATCTCTCTGTTCGTATGCCATGGTGCCTTTCCACACTATGCTCTCCTGGGTATTCATAATAGGTGTAGTAGATACTGTTACGCCACTTGTGGTCCGA
It encodes:
- a CDS encoding efflux RND transporter periplasmic adaptor subunit; this translates as MIKRKVIVTTIGIIILLAFSMAFQAMLAGGKEEKKEAKVEESIRYVHAIPVKYAELSSPINSQGRVLSKNIVALSAEASGKLMSGKISLKKGARFKKSDKLYQIYDKEDQLALRASKSEFLTIVARMLPDIKIDFPNVYPTFHSFFDQITLDKDLPALPQQDIDSSSKFKTFLATRNFLNTYYRIKQNELRLKRFSGYAPFDGTFTSVNVEVGSFVNPGQQIAMMVDNSRLEIEVPLEAKYIQWVKRGMKVSIQTELGEDLGVGNITRISPFVDAGTQSLSVFVGINRYEMPNLFYGQYVRVVYQNFTVKHVMRLPRSSVFNHNQVFIVKDDLLIKKEVEIRKIEDKDILVSGLEEGAMVVDEPLVDARENTKVKLLNSATR